From Desulfosoma caldarium, the proteins below share one genomic window:
- a CDS encoding S1C family serine protease, with translation MGQRFWKAWVVGLCVMVVIIPRMAWSLTDDEKNNIELYERLSRGVVNITSTVLERDFFFNIVPRQGAGSGSVIDKRGHIVTNHHVIEDARKLEVTLFNGKKYTAKFIGSDPNSDIAVLKIDAPKKDLTVIPMGTSKGLKVGQKVLAIGNPFGLGQTLTRGVISSVGRTLRAPGGALVEDIIQTDASINPGNSGGPLIDSSGFMIGVNTAIFSPTGANVGIGFAIPVDTVKAVVRELIDKGYYSYPWIGATLMTMFPDFAEALQLRVSRGAMIMELVPGGPADKAGLRGGKTRAQVGNYIIVVGGDIVVAIDGHAVESVEDFMRILRRYRPGDKVILDVVHWEGDRDRVAVVLGERPQGYRMR, from the coding sequence ATGGGACAGCGATTCTGGAAGGCGTGGGTTGTGGGGTTGTGCGTGATGGTGGTGATCATACCCCGCATGGCGTGGAGTCTTACGGATGACGAAAAGAACAACATCGAACTCTACGAAAGGCTTTCTCGGGGAGTGGTGAACATCACCAGCACGGTGCTCGAACGGGACTTCTTTTTCAATATCGTGCCACGCCAAGGGGCAGGTTCCGGGTCGGTGATTGATAAGCGAGGCCATATTGTCACCAACCATCATGTCATTGAAGATGCGAGAAAGCTGGAGGTCACTCTTTTCAACGGCAAGAAGTATACGGCCAAATTCATCGGGTCTGATCCCAACAGTGACATCGCCGTGTTGAAAATTGATGCACCCAAAAAAGATTTGACCGTCATTCCCATGGGCACTTCAAAAGGTTTAAAAGTGGGACAGAAAGTGTTAGCCATAGGCAACCCCTTTGGATTGGGCCAAACCCTCACCAGGGGCGTGATCAGTTCTGTGGGAAGAACCTTGAGAGCGCCGGGGGGTGCGCTGGTTGAAGACATTATTCAAACGGATGCCTCCATTAATCCCGGCAATTCCGGCGGCCCGCTCATCGATTCGTCGGGGTTCATGATCGGTGTCAATACGGCCATTTTCAGCCCCACGGGGGCCAATGTGGGGATCGGTTTTGCCATTCCCGTGGACACGGTCAAGGCGGTGGTTCGGGAACTCATTGACAAGGGCTACTACAGCTACCCGTGGATTGGAGCCACCCTGATGACGATGTTTCCCGATTTTGCTGAGGCTCTTCAACTGCGGGTGTCTCGAGGGGCCATGATCATGGAGCTCGTTCCTGGTGGCCCGGCGGACAAGGCAGGATTGCGCGGTGGAAAGACGCGAGCCCAAGTGGGTAATTACATAATCGTCGTGGGTGGAGACATTGTGGTGGCGATTGATGGGCACGCGGTGGAGAGCGTGGAAGATTTCATGAGGATTTTGCGGCGCTATCGGCCGGGAGACAAGGTGATCTTGGATGTGGTTCATTGGGAAGGAGACCGTGACAGAGTGGCCGTGGTTCTGGGGGAAAGACCTCAGGGCTATCGCATGAGATAA
- a CDS encoding VanZ family protein, with translation MATLFALHLAAGILVKGFLSLHRVERLVPMSALALGLGFCLWAQRPTTKAHTKGWMRLGPALIYSFFIAAMSHQPLTGVRLPVSANLFHPVEYACLAVLWGWFCLPVLSRHGSLAFAGWVFVPGILFALSDEWHQSWVPGRFSSPWDVVLDAIGLCAGAAAVVTLSRWAPPWNPALWPELDQECTNIRVTARSP, from the coding sequence ATGGCGACCTTGTTCGCTCTGCACCTTGCGGCAGGAATTCTTGTCAAAGGGTTTCTCAGTTTGCATCGTGTGGAACGGCTGGTGCCTATGTCGGCCCTGGCCCTGGGCTTGGGGTTTTGCCTTTGGGCACAAAGGCCCACCACGAAAGCCCACACAAAGGGTTGGATGCGCTTAGGCCCAGCCTTGATCTACAGCTTCTTTATCGCCGCCATGTCCCATCAACCGTTGACCGGTGTTCGACTTCCCGTCTCGGCGAACCTCTTTCATCCCGTGGAATATGCGTGCCTGGCCGTGTTGTGGGGTTGGTTTTGCCTTCCGGTGCTTTCACGGCACGGATCCTTGGCCTTTGCGGGGTGGGTTTTTGTGCCCGGCATTCTTTTTGCCCTCAGCGATGAATGGCATCAGAGCTGGGTTCCCGGAAGGTTCAGCAGCCCGTGGGATGTTGTTCTCGATGCCATCGGGCTTTGTGCCGGAGCGGCTGCCGTGGTGACGCTGTCCCGCTGGGCGCCCCCGTGGAATCCTGCCCTTTGGCCGGAGCTCGATCAAGAATGCACAAACATCAGGGTTACCGCGAGAAGCCCATGA